The following are encoded together in the Nitrospirae bacterium YQR-1 genome:
- a CDS encoding NHLP family bacteriocin export ABC transporter peptidase/permease/ATPase subunit, which produces MEAVECGAAALAMVLGYYGLFVPLEKLRIDCGVSRDGSKASNILIAARKHGLIAKGYKMELEDVYKANLPAIVFWNFNHFVVLEGFKKDTVFINDPGSGPRRLTTEEFDGSFTGVILIFEKGPDFKKGGEKSNLLRTLAGRLKGSETALAYVVITSLFLIVPGIIIPVFSRIFIDDILLRGIKTWIYPLLWSMGAVALINFLLTWLQQYYLVKLETKFAVTSSSKFLWHVLRLPIEFFTQRYAGDISSRVSINDRISTLLSGTLATNIINLLMILFYAIVMFFYDIVLTVIAILTALINFLFLKYISRARTDLNKKLQQEKGKLLGSAMDGLQTIETLKATGAESDFFSKWAGYQAKAVTSQQELGVSSQRLNVVPVLLTSLSNAIILTVGGLRVIEGSLSAGMLVAFQGLMMSFITPINQIVSLGSTIQETEADINRLDDVLKYEIDPAYNIEQDNPKIDKTKLLGYVELKNIQFGYSRLEPPLIENLNIKLKPGNRVALVGGSGSGKSTIGKLIAGVYEPWSGEILFDNKPAKEISRITMTNSLTVVNQEIFLFNDTVINNITLWDSTIEKSDVVKAAKDACIHDEIALRAGNYDSMVEEGGVNFSGGQRQRMEIARALVLNPTIVILDEATSALDPRTEMLVDENLRRRGCTCIIVAHRLSTIRDCDEILVLDRGKIVQRGTHNDLIKIEGLYAELIKHA; this is translated from the coding sequence ATGGAGGCGGTAGAGTGTGGAGCTGCGGCCCTTGCCATGGTATTGGGTTACTATGGGCTTTTCGTGCCGTTGGAAAAGCTTAGGATTGACTGCGGAGTGTCGCGCGATGGGAGTAAGGCCAGTAATATACTAATTGCAGCACGTAAGCACGGCCTTATTGCAAAAGGTTATAAAATGGAGCTTGAGGATGTATATAAAGCCAACCTTCCGGCTATAGTATTTTGGAACTTCAATCATTTTGTTGTTTTAGAGGGATTTAAAAAAGATACCGTTTTCATTAACGACCCGGGCTCAGGTCCCAGGCGCCTTACCACAGAGGAGTTTGACGGCTCTTTTACCGGAGTTATCCTTATTTTTGAAAAAGGACCTGATTTTAAAAAGGGCGGCGAGAAATCCAATCTGTTACGCACTCTGGCAGGAAGATTAAAAGGCTCGGAAACCGCCCTTGCCTATGTTGTTATCACCAGCCTCTTTCTTATTGTGCCGGGGATTATAATTCCAGTTTTTTCCAGAATATTTATTGACGATATTTTGCTGAGAGGGATAAAAACATGGATATATCCGTTGCTTTGGAGTATGGGAGCCGTCGCCTTGATAAACTTTTTGTTGACGTGGCTGCAACAGTATTATTTGGTTAAATTAGAGACTAAGTTTGCCGTCACCTCATCGAGTAAATTCCTCTGGCATGTGCTTAGGCTTCCCATTGAGTTTTTCACTCAGCGGTATGCAGGCGACATCTCAAGCAGGGTTTCAATTAATGACAGGATATCTACATTACTTTCCGGCACATTAGCTACCAATATTATCAACTTGTTAATGATATTGTTTTATGCAATTGTTATGTTTTTTTACGACATTGTTTTAACTGTAATTGCAATTTTGACAGCACTTATAAACTTTCTCTTTTTAAAATATATCTCAAGGGCAAGAACGGACTTAAATAAAAAACTTCAACAGGAAAAGGGTAAACTCTTAGGCAGCGCAATGGATGGTCTTCAAACAATTGAGACACTTAAGGCAACCGGTGCGGAATCGGATTTTTTCTCCAAATGGGCGGGTTATCAGGCAAAGGCTGTAACATCGCAGCAGGAGCTTGGGGTAAGTAGTCAGAGACTAAACGTAGTGCCTGTTTTGCTGACATCGTTAAGTAATGCAATAATTCTGACAGTTGGCGGCCTGAGGGTAATCGAGGGCAGCCTTTCCGCCGGAATGCTTGTAGCTTTTCAAGGCCTTATGATGAGCTTTATCACCCCGATAAATCAAATAGTATCGCTGGGAAGCACTATACAAGAGACAGAGGCCGATATAAACAGACTTGATGACGTCTTAAAATATGAAATAGACCCCGCATACAATATAGAACAAGATAATCCGAAAATTGATAAAACTAAACTACTGGGATATGTTGAGCTTAAAAATATCCAGTTTGGTTATAGCAGATTGGAGCCCCCGCTGATAGAGAATTTAAATATAAAACTAAAACCCGGCAACAGGGTAGCTTTGGTGGGAGGCTCCGGAAGCGGTAAGTCCACAATCGGTAAACTGATAGCCGGAGTATATGAACCGTGGAGCGGGGAGATACTCTTTGACAACAAGCCGGCTAAAGAGATAAGCCGTATAACTATGACAAATTCTCTCACTGTGGTAAACCAGGAGATATTTTTGTTTAACGATACGGTAATCAACAATATTACCTTATGGGACAGCACTATTGAAAAAAGTGACGTTGTAAAGGCAGCAAAAGACGCCTGTATTCATGACGAAATAGCTTTAAGAGCAGGCAACTATGACAGCATGGTAGAGGAGGGAGGGGTAAATTTCAGCGGCGGGCAAAGACAACGCATGGAGATTGCAAGAGCCCTTGTACTAAATCCCACAATTGTTATCTTAGATGAGGCAACCAGTGCGCTTGACCCAAGGACTGAAATGTTAGTGGATGAAAACCTCAGAAGACGAGGATGCACTTGTATTATTGTTGCACACAGGCTGAGCACAATAAGAGACTGCGATGAGATTCTTGTACTTGACAGAGGAAAGATAGTGCAAAGAGGTACGCACAATGATTTGATAAAAATTGAAGGTTTATATGCTGAGCTCATTAAACATGCCTGA